A DNA window from Gopherus evgoodei ecotype Sinaloan lineage chromosome 22, rGopEvg1_v1.p, whole genome shotgun sequence contains the following coding sequences:
- the PLK5 gene encoding LOW QUALITY PROTEIN: inactive serine/threonine-protein kinase PLK5 (The sequence of the model RefSeq protein was modified relative to this genomic sequence to represent the inferred CDS: inserted 4 bases in 3 codons) yields MGRMEHSASRRAQGDNLSYFLEDPGTGTLYRRGQLLGKGAFGRCYKFTDTSTGKIYAIKIVPQSRISRLESRGKVEREIELHSHLSHQHVVGFHQHFADRDNIYMILEYCSHKSLAHILKARKTLTEPEVRYYLRQIIAGLRYLHQQGIIHRDLKLSNFFLTKNMQVKIGDLGLARRDEQAGRRRGVVCGTPNYLAPEVIAKKGHSFQSDIWALGCILYTALTGCPPFEITHKQEMYQCIREGRYPTPNHLSPGARKLIGCLLAPSPLERPSLEEVLEHEFFTQGFTPDKLPSRACHSVPVFALPSPIGKLLKKAAKVLFRGLPCQEPRAGSPVPAKEPERLMSRSQQAQNLPSLERHSEVERGRVQAAPFAEAPSMVSIHLLMTGALRPSRSGADSDAGWSVASAVQSVTRVLSSCLENMPLGEHNPVQLLALPVLWVTRWVDYSNKYGFGYLLSDGTRAPCSPDGTHLALCLQSPRVYYCPGRGEAAVSFPRSAVPTSLATKMGILHFFSQYMQQKLLEGGDEPAGPSSSTDAPCLLCCAKSDRALLMLFSNGTLQVNFLSRPHQLVLSCPGXGHLLTFIDEQRISATFPAGALAAXGCAPALRERLXYSLDMAHCL; encoded by the exons ATGGGGAGGATGGAGCATTCAGCCAGCAGGAGGGCCCAGGGAGACAACCTGAGCTACTTCCTAGAGGATCCAGGCACCGGGACGCTGTACAGGAGGGGCCAGCTCTTGGGAAAG GGGGCTTTCGGCCGGTGCTACAAGTTCACGGACACGTCCACTGGCAAAATCTACGCCATCAAGATCGTCCCCCAGTCCCGCATCTCCCGGCTGGAGAGCAGGGGGAAG GTCGAGAGGGAAATCGAGCTGCACAGCCACCTGAGCCATCAGCATGTCGTGGGCTTCCACCAGCACTTTGCTGACCGAGACAACATCTACATGATCCTGGAGTACTGCAGCCACAAG TCCCTTGCCCACATCCTGAAGGCCAGGAAAACTCTGACGGAGCCAGAGGTCCGCTATTACCTGAGGCAGATCATTGCTGGGCTGCGCTACCTCCACCAGCAGGGCATCATCCACCGTGACCTCAAGCTGA GTAACTTCTTCCTCACAAAGAACATGCAGGTGAAGATCGGGGACCTGGGGCTGGCGAGAAGAGACGAGCAGGCCGGCCGGAGACGGGG CGTGGTGTGTGGGACGCCCAACTACCTGGCCCCCGAGGTGATCGCCAAGAAGGGGCACTCCTTCCAGTCTGACATCTGGGCCCTGGGCTGCATCCT GTACACCGCTCTGACAGGCTGCCCCCCCTTTGAGATCACCCACAAGCAGGAGATGTACCAGTGCATCCGGGAGGGCCGGTACCCTACTCCCAACCACCTCTCGCCAGGTGCCAGGAAGCTGATCGGCTGCCTGCTGGCGCCCAGCCCCTTGGAGCGGCCCAGCCTGGAGGAGGTGCTGGAGCACGAGTTCTTCACCCAG GGTTTCACTCCGGACAAGCTGCCATCCCGCGCCTGCCACTCGGTGCCCGTCTTCGCCCTGCCCAGCCCGATCGGCAAGCTCCTGAAGAAGGCGGCCAAGGTGCTGTTCAGGGGGTTGCCGTGCCAGGAGCCCCGGGCAG GTAGCCCAGTGCCCGCCAAGGAGCCGGAGAGGCTGATGAGCCGATCCCAGCAGGCTCAGaacctgcccagcctggagcggCACAGCGAG GTGGAAAGAGGCCGTGTCCAGGCTGCGCCATTTGCCGAGGCCCCCAGCATGGTCTCCATCCATCTGCTCATGACAGGAGCCCTCAGGCCCAGCCGCTCTGGTGCCGACT CAG ATGCAGGCTGGAGTGTGGCGAGCGCGGTGCAGTCAGTCACCAGGGTGCTGAGCAGCTGCCTGGAGAACATGCCTCTGG GCGAGCACAACCCCGTGCAGCTCCTGGCACTGCCCGTCCTCTGGGTCACCAGGTGGGTGGATTATTCCAACAAGTATGGCTTCGGCTACCTGCTCTCGGATGGCACACGGGCGCCCTGCTCGCCGGATGGCACCCACCTCGCCCTGTGCTTGCAGTCACC GCGTGTCTACTACTGCCCGGGGCGCGGGGAGGCCGCCGTGTCCTTCCCCCGGAGCGCCGTGCCCACCTCCCTGGCCACGAAGATGGGCATCTTGCACTTCTTCTCCCAGTACATGCAGCAGAAGCTGCTGGAG gggggggACGAGCCGGCGGGTCCCAGCAGCTCCACGGACGCCCCCTGTCTCCTGTGCTGCGCCAAGTCGGACCGGGCACTGCTGATGCTCTTCAGCAATGGGACGCTGCAG GTCAATTTTCTATCACGACCACACCAGCTGGTGCTGAGCTGCCCAGG TGGGCACCTCCTGACCTTCATCGATGAGCAGCGCATC